One genomic segment of Catalinimonas alkaloidigena includes these proteins:
- a CDS encoding glycosyltransferase family 4 protein, whose translation MAQSCDRIVHHLREGGVQIDIIHFSQRKKAYQWQVQKRGRYMACPFEVDAAHTLNKLWNKLSEEKELYSHLVAFGGNLPILAASVYPTWMQTPLVTLFRGNDFDAAMFSTRRQPILLRAIQQSAAIGAVSQDKVIKIQRLFPEHKVFYTPNGIDTTNWRLSSSDLEKAMQWRKEIAPDRKVIGLFGDLKAKKGVPFFLEAIRKSSLTDHLHLLLVGNVEDTLLETLQEEPAIRFSSLGFLDRYELLGYYPACDAIAIPSYYDGMPNVMLEAGSLGVPLITSAIDGMKDVLINDEEQLACLFHAGDVRDAARALKWWYSSPEQAKQQKAARCQRIIKERFNHKQEVANYLEIFHQTLKRP comes from the coding sequence ATGGCACAGTCCTGCGACCGTATTGTGCATCATCTGAGGGAGGGAGGCGTGCAGATAGATATCATCCATTTTTCTCAGCGCAAAAAAGCTTACCAGTGGCAGGTACAGAAGAGAGGCAGGTATATGGCTTGCCCGTTTGAGGTAGATGCTGCCCATACGCTCAACAAGCTCTGGAATAAGCTGAGTGAAGAAAAAGAGCTGTATTCTCATCTTGTGGCTTTTGGGGGAAACTTACCAATACTGGCTGCTTCTGTCTATCCCACATGGATGCAGACTCCTCTGGTCACACTCTTCCGGGGTAATGATTTTGATGCGGCTATGTTTTCAACAAGAAGGCAGCCTATTCTGCTAAGGGCTATCCAACAGTCGGCAGCTATAGGAGCGGTAAGTCAGGATAAGGTCATTAAGATACAACGACTTTTCCCTGAGCATAAAGTTTTTTATACACCAAACGGGATTGATACTACCAACTGGCGACTTAGTTCTAGTGATCTTGAAAAGGCTATGCAGTGGCGAAAAGAAATTGCACCTGATAGAAAAGTGATCGGCCTTTTTGGTGACCTGAAGGCTAAGAAGGGCGTTCCCTTTTTCCTGGAGGCCATTCGTAAGAGCAGCTTGACAGACCACTTGCATTTGTTGTTGGTGGGAAATGTAGAAGATACATTATTAGAAACCCTGCAAGAAGAACCCGCTATTCGCTTTTCTTCCCTGGGCTTTTTGGATCGCTATGAACTGCTGGGCTATTACCCCGCATGTGATGCCATTGCTATCCCTTCTTACTATGATGGTATGCCTAATGTGATGCTGGAAGCCGGGAGCCTGGGTGTTCCTCTGATCACCTCAGCCATAGATGGGATGAAAGATGTATTGATAAATGATGAAGAACAGTTAGCTTGCTTGTTCCATGCTGGTGATGTCAGGGATGCTGCCCGTGCGTTGAAATGGTGGTACAGCTCTCCCGAACAGGCAAAGCAGCAGAAAGCAGCTAGGTGTCAGCGTATCATCAAAGAACGTTTCAACCATAAGCAGGAAGTTGCCAATTACCTGGAAATTTTTCATCAAACGCTAAAAAGACCGTGA
- a CDS encoding glycosyltransferase family 4 protein, protein MDQQYRALYAAFDPYPSPKGAATHIRYFSETLFRQWNGGVLYTIGTYDQPSSEVDGNIGYERFNLQVRNYLHRAEAFAEQLTDLRNALPELEIVHFRDIWSGMALLQQEHKYATVFEVNGLPSIELPYRYAELPEATLHKIYHLEQHCLEHADHIVVPSKVIEHYLLNRGVSDTKITLIPNGAIVPPTLKSPEDAPEQYLIYFGALQPWQGMDILLRTLPYLQDFSDLKLMICAAHHRHFVKPYRKLAEKLGVAERVIWKFGLEQEELWAYVQHAQLSLAPLKECSRNLEQGCCPLKILESMACGTTVIASDLPVVRELLQNDINAKLVRAERPAELARAIRILLDYPEENSKLRESARLKVESQFGWAEQQAKLTKLYQTIINHRM, encoded by the coding sequence ATGGATCAGCAGTACCGTGCCCTGTATGCCGCTTTTGACCCTTATCCTTCTCCCAAAGGAGCGGCTACCCATATTCGCTATTTTTCTGAAACACTCTTTCGGCAGTGGAATGGAGGGGTACTTTATACAATCGGTACTTACGATCAGCCTTCTTCTGAGGTAGATGGTAACATTGGCTACGAGCGATTTAACCTGCAGGTTAGAAATTATTTACATAGAGCTGAGGCTTTTGCTGAACAGCTTACAGACCTGAGGAATGCTTTGCCTGAATTGGAAATAGTGCATTTTCGGGATATCTGGAGTGGCATGGCACTGTTACAACAGGAGCATAAATACGCTACTGTTTTTGAAGTCAATGGTTTGCCATCCATAGAATTGCCTTACCGCTACGCAGAGCTGCCAGAGGCTACGCTGCACAAGATTTACCACTTGGAGCAGCATTGTCTGGAGCATGCAGACCATATTGTGGTACCTTCAAAAGTAATTGAGCATTATTTGCTAAATAGAGGAGTGTCTGACACAAAAATCACACTGATTCCGAATGGAGCAATTGTACCTCCCACCTTAAAATCTCCGGAAGATGCGCCCGAGCAGTACCTTATTTATTTTGGCGCTCTACAGCCCTGGCAGGGTATGGATATATTGCTCAGGACCTTACCTTATCTGCAGGATTTCAGCGATCTCAAGCTTATGATTTGCGCGGCGCACCATCGTCATTTTGTAAAACCTTATCGCAAACTGGCTGAAAAACTAGGTGTAGCAGAGCGAGTGATATGGAAATTCGGGCTCGAGCAGGAAGAGTTGTGGGCTTATGTACAACATGCTCAACTTTCATTGGCTCCCCTCAAAGAATGTAGCCGCAATCTGGAACAGGGTTGTTGTCCTCTAAAGATTCTGGAATCTATGGCTTGTGGTACTACGGTAATTGCCTCTGACCTGCCGGTGGTTCGTGAGTTATTACAAAATGACATAAACGCTAAACTGGTGAGAGCAGAGCGACCTGCCGAATTGGCCAGAGCCATCAGAATTTTACTGGACTATCCTGAAGAAAATAGTAAGTTAAGAGAAAGTGCTCGCCTGAAAGTGGAGAGCCAATTTGGCTGGGCAGAGCAGCAGGCTAAGTTGACAAAATTGTACCAAACTATCATCAACCATCGCATGTAA
- a CDS encoding class I SAM-dependent methyltransferase, which produces MKIPEESFVLHSWNQNAKRWNKLIEENSLESRRLVTNQAIIDVLLSLGCKKILDIGCGEGWLVRSMKKEGVECWGIDGSAELIKLAKEKGSGTYGCMSYGDIVSGSKVNGSPFEAAIFNFALFDESTTAPLLQKVRKHLTTEGKMVIQSLHPDAMPNSKVSRWEADVWQNLPGNFKDSYHWYLRSIKDWKKLFEHCQLKLEKIHEPIHPHTHVPLSVIFVLSPA; this is translated from the coding sequence ATGAAGATACCAGAAGAATCCTTTGTACTCCATAGCTGGAACCAGAACGCGAAGCGCTGGAATAAGCTCATTGAAGAAAACAGCCTGGAAAGTCGTCGGCTGGTTACCAATCAAGCAATTATTGATGTCTTGCTATCGCTTGGCTGTAAAAAAATACTGGATATTGGATGTGGAGAAGGGTGGCTGGTAAGAAGCATGAAGAAAGAGGGGGTTGAATGCTGGGGAATAGATGGTAGTGCTGAGCTTATCAAGCTGGCGAAAGAAAAAGGCAGCGGTACTTATGGGTGTATGAGCTATGGAGATATTGTTTCCGGTAGCAAAGTGAATGGCTCCCCATTTGAAGCTGCTATATTCAATTTTGCTCTTTTTGATGAGAGCACTACTGCTCCACTACTACAAAAGGTACGCAAGCACTTAACTACTGAAGGAAAAATGGTCATCCAAAGTCTACACCCTGATGCTATGCCAAACAGTAAAGTAAGCCGCTGGGAAGCTGATGTCTGGCAGAACCTTCCAGGAAATTTTAAGGATTCCTATCACTGGTATTTGAGAAGTATAAAAGACTGGAAAAAACTTTTTGAGCATTGCCAGTTGAAACTGGAGAAAATCCATGAGCCAATCCATCCGCATACGCATGTTCCACTCTCGGTGATTTTTGTGCTTTCTCCTGCCTGA